A stretch of Vibrio aphrogenes DNA encodes these proteins:
- the epmB gene encoding EF-P beta-lysylation protein EpmB, with amino-acid sequence MPDMITRKIISVEQNWRKISPNLPQNDLSRQNTWLTELAQAISDPIELLKQLDIDPTPWLKGLQARNLFAQRVPLSFVARMEKGNLHDPLLRQVLPLAEEFEVHEGYSTDPLDEQDNVLPGLLHKYQSRVLMIVKGGCAINCRYCFRRHFPYQDNKGNKTTWQQSLDYIALHPELDEVILSGGDPLMAKDHELQWLIEGISHIPHIKTLRIHSRLPVVIPNRITDDLCKSLSQTRLHVVLVTHINHANEINAELVAALAKLRHIGVHLLNQSVLLKGINDSADVQAQLSRALFDAGVLPYYLHVLDKVQGAAHFYVSDEQARDIMAELLKQVSGYLVPTLAREIGGEKSKTPLDLQLS; translated from the coding sequence ATGCCCGATATGATAACCCGAAAAATCATCTCTGTTGAGCAAAACTGGCGCAAAATCTCGCCTAACTTGCCACAAAATGATCTATCTCGACAAAATACTTGGTTAACCGAGCTTGCTCAGGCCATATCCGATCCTATTGAATTGCTCAAACAGCTCGATATTGACCCTACTCCTTGGCTAAAGGGGCTTCAAGCTCGCAATCTTTTTGCTCAACGGGTACCTCTGAGTTTTGTCGCTCGCATGGAAAAAGGCAACCTTCATGATCCCTTATTGCGTCAAGTGTTGCCTTTAGCCGAAGAATTTGAAGTACACGAGGGCTACTCCACCGATCCCCTTGATGAACAAGATAACGTCTTACCCGGCTTATTACATAAATACCAAAGTCGCGTCTTGATGATTGTAAAAGGTGGCTGTGCGATTAATTGTCGTTATTGTTTTCGACGCCACTTTCCTTATCAAGATAACAAAGGAAATAAAACCACTTGGCAACAAAGCTTGGATTATATTGCCCTGCACCCTGAATTGGATGAGGTGATTTTATCCGGTGGCGATCCTTTAATGGCCAAAGATCATGAATTGCAATGGTTGATAGAAGGGATTAGTCACATTCCTCATATTAAAACGTTGCGGATCCACAGCCGCTTGCCCGTTGTGATCCCAAACCGAATTACTGATGACTTATGTAAGAGCTTAAGCCAGACCCGTTTACACGTTGTCTTGGTAACGCACATTAATCACGCCAATGAGATCAACGCTGAGCTGGTCGCAGCGTTAGCCAAACTTCGCCACATCGGTGTGCATTTATTAAATCAAAGTGTGCTACTAAAAGGCATCAATGATAGCGCTGATGTGCAAGCCCAACTCAGCCGAGCTCTGTTTGATGCTGGGGTCTTGCCGTATTACTTACATGTGTTAGATAAAGTGCAAGGCGCGGCGCACTTTTATGTCTCCGATGAACAGGCTCGAGACATCATGGCTGAGTTGCTTAAACAGGTTTCAGGGTATTTAGTGCCAACCCTAGCTCGCGAGATTGGTGGTGAAAAAAGTAAGACTCCCTTAGACTTACAGCTCAGTTAA
- the acuI gene encoding acrylyl-CoA reductase (NADPH), producing the protein MFKALVLNQEEKRTIANIETLDESQLPEGEVLVAVDYSSINYKDGLAVTGKGKIIRNFPMVPGIDFVGSVLESQDKRYQVGDKVVLTGWGVGENHWGGLSEKARLKADWLVPLPQGLDEKQTMVIGTAGFTAMLCVQAILDANVKPEDGEILVTGASGGVGSVAVTLLSQLGYRVAAVTGRLEKNGPLLEKLGASRLIERSEFEEPARPLEKQVWAGAVDTVGSKVLAKVLAQMDYNSVVAACGLAGGFDLPTTVMPFILRNVRLQGVDSVNCPTEKRIAAWNALAKLLPASYFEQACTEIGLEEVVKYAEDITNGQVTGRVVVKI; encoded by the coding sequence ATGTTTAAAGCTTTAGTGTTGAACCAAGAAGAAAAACGTACGATTGCAAATATCGAAACTTTAGATGAAAGCCAATTACCGGAAGGTGAGGTATTGGTGGCGGTTGATTACTCTTCCATTAACTATAAAGATGGTCTTGCGGTCACGGGTAAAGGAAAAATTATTCGTAACTTCCCAATGGTTCCAGGCATTGATTTTGTCGGTAGTGTTTTAGAATCACAAGATAAACGTTATCAAGTCGGTGATAAAGTTGTCTTAACCGGTTGGGGAGTCGGTGAGAATCACTGGGGTGGTTTATCTGAAAAAGCGCGTTTAAAAGCCGATTGGTTAGTTCCTTTACCGCAAGGATTAGATGAAAAACAAACCATGGTGATTGGGACGGCGGGCTTTACCGCAATGTTGTGTGTACAAGCTATTTTAGATGCCAATGTGAAGCCAGAAGATGGTGAGATTTTAGTGACCGGTGCGAGCGGCGGTGTGGGTTCTGTTGCGGTAACCCTGTTGAGTCAACTAGGTTATCGAGTAGCCGCGGTGACGGGTCGCCTTGAGAAAAACGGTCCATTACTTGAAAAACTGGGTGCCTCTCGCCTGATTGAACGCAGTGAATTTGAAGAGCCAGCTCGCCCATTAGAAAAACAAGTTTGGGCAGGTGCCGTTGATACCGTTGGTAGTAAAGTGCTTGCGAAAGTGTTAGCACAAATGGATTACAACTCAGTTGTTGCCGCTTGTGGCTTAGCTGGTGGTTTTGATTTACCAACGACCGTCATGCCATTTATTTTGCGTAACGTGCGTTTACAAGGCGTAGATTCCGTTAACTGCCCAACGGAAAAACGTATCGCAGCTTGGAATGCGTTAGCTAAGCTATTACCAGCGAGTTACTTTGAGCAAGCGTGCACTGAAATCGGTTTAGAAGAAGTCGTGAAATACGCAGAAGACATCACGAATGGTCAAGTCACAGGCCGAGTTGTGGTAAAAATTTAA
- the groL gene encoding chaperonin GroEL (60 kDa chaperone family; promotes refolding of misfolded polypeptides especially under stressful conditions; forms two stacked rings of heptamers to form a barrel-shaped 14mer; ends can be capped by GroES; misfolded proteins enter the barrel where they are refolded when GroES binds), producing the protein MAAKDVKFGNDARVKMLEGVNILADAVKVTLGPKGRNVVLDKSFGAPTITKDGVSVAREIELEDKFQNMGAQMVKQVASQANDVAGDGTTTATVLAQSIITEGLKAVAAGMNPMDLKRGIDKAVTAAVEELKALSKDCSTGTEIEQVATISANSDSSVGKIIAEAMEKVGRDGVITVEEGQALQDELDVVEGMQFDRGYLSPYFINNQEAGSVDLDNPFILLVDKKVSNIRELLPTLEAVAKASRPLLIIAEDLEGEALATLVVNNMRGIVKVAAVKAPGFGDRRKAMLQDIAVLTAGTVISEEIGLELEKATLEDLGQAKRVTITKEATTIIDGSGEEEMIQGRVAQIRQQIEDATSDYDKEKLQERVAKLAGGVAVIKVGAATEVEMKEKKDRVEDALHATRAAVEEGIVAGGGVALIRAASKLGALEGDNEEQNVGIRVALRAMESPIRQITKNAGDEESVVANNVRAGEGNYGYNAATGEYGDMLEMGILDPTKVTRSALQFAASVAGLMITTEAMVTDKPQDAAPMPDMGGMGGMGGMGGMM; encoded by the coding sequence ATGGCAGCTAAAGACGTTAAATTTGGTAATGACGCACGCGTAAAAATGCTAGAAGGCGTGAACATTCTAGCGGATGCAGTAAAAGTAACCTTGGGCCCTAAAGGTCGTAACGTGGTACTAGACAAATCTTTTGGCGCACCAACCATCACTAAAGATGGTGTGTCTGTCGCTCGTGAAATTGAATTGGAAGACAAATTCCAAAACATGGGCGCACAAATGGTGAAGCAAGTGGCTTCTCAAGCAAACGATGTAGCGGGTGACGGTACCACTACGGCAACCGTTCTTGCACAATCTATCATCACTGAAGGTCTTAAAGCCGTCGCAGCGGGTATGAACCCAATGGATCTAAAACGTGGTATTGATAAAGCGGTAACCGCGGCAGTAGAAGAGCTAAAAGCCCTTTCTAAAGATTGCTCAACAGGTACTGAAATCGAGCAAGTCGCGACTATCTCTGCAAACTCTGATAGCTCTGTTGGTAAAATCATTGCTGAAGCGATGGAAAAAGTGGGCCGTGACGGTGTGATCACTGTTGAAGAAGGTCAAGCGCTACAAGATGAGTTAGATGTGGTTGAAGGTATGCAATTTGACCGTGGCTACTTATCACCATACTTCATCAACAACCAAGAAGCAGGCAGTGTGGATCTAGACAATCCATTCATCCTATTGGTTGACAAAAAAGTATCTAACATTCGTGAATTGCTACCAACATTAGAAGCGGTTGCAAAAGCGTCTCGTCCTCTATTGATCATTGCAGAAGATCTAGAAGGTGAAGCACTAGCAACGCTTGTTGTGAACAACATGCGTGGTATCGTGAAAGTGGCGGCAGTTAAAGCACCTGGCTTTGGTGATCGTCGTAAAGCGATGCTACAAGATATCGCGGTACTAACTGCTGGTACGGTGATTTCTGAAGAGATTGGTCTAGAGCTAGAAAAAGCAACGCTAGAAGATCTTGGTCAAGCGAAACGCGTCACCATTACTAAAGAAGCGACAACCATCATCGATGGTTCTGGTGAAGAAGAGATGATCCAAGGTCGCGTGGCGCAAATTCGTCAACAAATCGAAGATGCAACTTCAGATTACGATAAAGAAAAACTTCAAGAACGTGTCGCTAAACTCGCTGGCGGTGTTGCGGTAATTAAAGTTGGCGCAGCAACTGAAGTTGAAATGAAAGAGAAAAAAGACCGTGTAGAAGACGCCCTTCATGCAACTCGCGCAGCGGTTGAAGAAGGTATCGTTGCTGGTGGTGGTGTGGCACTTATCCGCGCCGCGTCTAAACTGGGTGCTCTTGAAGGTGATAACGAAGAACAAAACGTGGGTATCCGCGTTGCACTTCGCGCGATGGAATCTCCAATCCGTCAAATCACTAAAAACGCCGGTGATGAAGAATCAGTTGTCGCAAACAACGTACGTGCAGGCGAAGGTAACTACGGTTACAACGCCGCAACAGGTGAATACGGCGATATGCTAGAAATGGGTATCTTGGATCCAACTAAGGTAACTCGTTCAGCACTACAATTTGCTGCATCAGTTGCTGGTCTGATGATCACAACAGAAGCGATGGTAACAGACAAACCACAAGATGCTGCTCCAATGCCTGATATGGGCGGCATGGGTGGAATGGGCGGTATGGGAGGGATGATGTAA
- a CDS encoding YagU family protein codes for MNLFEQTPADRRRYGLAAFIGLIAGIVSAFVKWGAEVPLPPRSPSDLFSSACVPESLIRAADQIDCSRNFLNPPYLFLRDWLGVTDPNAVVYSFAGHVFNWVGVTHIIFSIVFAVGYCVVAEQFPKIKLWQGLFAGALAQLFVHMITFPLLNLTPPLFDLPWYEHVSEIVGHLIWFWSIEIIRRDLRNRITHEPDPEFSLGARSE; via the coding sequence ATGAACCTATTTGAACAAACGCCCGCTGATCGGAGACGTTATGGACTGGCCGCTTTTATTGGCTTAATTGCAGGTATCGTTTCTGCTTTTGTTAAATGGGGAGCTGAAGTACCTTTACCCCCTCGTAGCCCGAGTGATTTATTCTCTAGTGCGTGTGTGCCTGAGTCTTTAATTCGAGCTGCAGACCAAATCGATTGTTCACGTAACTTTTTAAACCCTCCTTATTTATTTTTACGTGACTGGTTAGGGGTTACCGATCCTAATGCTGTTGTCTATAGCTTTGCAGGTCATGTCTTTAACTGGGTGGGCGTAACTCACATTATCTTCTCTATTGTGTTTGCTGTAGGTTACTGTGTCGTTGCTGAGCAATTCCCTAAAATCAAATTATGGCAGGGTTTATTTGCTGGTGCGTTAGCTCAACTTTTTGTACACATGATCACATTCCCATTATTAAACCTAACCCCACCACTATTTGACCTACCATGGTATGAACATGTTTCTGAAATCGTAGGCCACCTTATTTGGTTCTGGTCTATCGAAATCATTCGTCGTGATTTACGTAACCGTATCACTCATGAACCCGATCCTGAATTCTCTTTAGGTGCAAGAAGCGAGTAA
- a CDS encoding MATE family efflux transporter: MQDKHGLLTAPIAKTLQTMTVPMVAGLLAILTFNLVDTFFISLLGTQALAAISFTFPVTFGVSCITLGIGMGLSANVGRFLGQGDSQSAARFSCHGLILAILLVTLASTIGLLTVNPLFQLLGATDDLLPLINQYMLIWYMTIPLLVIPMAGNSVIRATGDTKTPAKIMMTSGFINGVLDPLLIFGYGPFPELGIQGAAIASAVSWLGALIAALYVLIKRERLLAPPQLSHLWLDWMQILKIGTPAAFSSAMNPLSGALLMMLLAGFGTEAVAAYGAAQRVESIMIIVLMSLGSVLTPFIAQNIGANNPQRSFQALFISIRFALVFQLGLFILMVPLSMPIASAFSQEAKVQDLLWHFLIVVPISYGFQGTVMMLVSALNAMHLPVKAFAWNFSRLFIFTLPCAWVGSQIYGVEGLFIGMAIGNILGGIMAYGYALRMRRREKQV, encoded by the coding sequence ATGCAAGATAAACACGGCTTATTAACGGCTCCCATTGCGAAAACTCTTCAAACCATGACTGTCCCTATGGTGGCCGGCTTACTTGCGATCTTAACTTTTAACCTTGTTGATACCTTCTTTATTTCTCTGCTTGGTACTCAGGCTCTCGCAGCGATCAGTTTTACCTTTCCCGTCACTTTTGGGGTGAGTTGTATCACGCTTGGGATCGGAATGGGACTGTCTGCCAATGTTGGACGTTTTCTTGGGCAAGGTGATAGCCAATCGGCTGCACGCTTTTCATGTCATGGATTAATACTGGCCATTTTGCTTGTCACACTGGCCTCCACAATAGGTTTGTTAACGGTTAATCCATTATTTCAGCTTTTAGGAGCCACTGACGATCTGTTACCACTGATCAATCAATATATGCTCATTTGGTATATGACCATCCCTCTGCTGGTGATTCCAATGGCTGGCAATAGCGTCATTCGTGCCACTGGCGATACTAAAACGCCCGCTAAAATTATGATGACGTCTGGATTTATCAATGGCGTTCTCGACCCATTACTGATTTTTGGTTATGGGCCCTTTCCAGAATTAGGCATTCAAGGTGCCGCTATTGCTAGTGCCGTCAGTTGGTTAGGCGCTCTCATTGCAGCCTTATATGTCTTAATCAAACGCGAACGCTTGCTTGCTCCTCCACAACTTTCTCATTTGTGGTTAGATTGGATGCAGATACTCAAAATTGGTACACCTGCGGCTTTTTCAAGTGCGATGAATCCTTTATCGGGTGCATTATTGATGATGCTATTAGCTGGATTTGGCACGGAGGCCGTGGCCGCTTATGGCGCCGCGCAACGTGTTGAGTCCATCATGATCATTGTGTTGATGTCATTAGGCTCGGTACTGACGCCCTTTATCGCCCAAAATATTGGGGCTAATAATCCGCAACGCAGCTTTCAAGCCTTATTCATCTCGATTCGTTTTGCTTTGGTGTTTCAACTTGGGTTATTTATCTTGATGGTGCCATTAAGCATGCCGATCGCCAGCGCCTTTAGCCAAGAAGCCAAGGTTCAAGATCTCTTATGGCATTTCTTGATTGTGGTGCCGATTAGTTATGGCTTCCAAGGAACGGTTATGATGTTAGTCAGTGCCTTAAACGCCATGCACCTCCCAGTCAAAGCCTTTGCTTGGAATTTCTCGCGGTTATTTATTTTCACCTTGCCGTGCGCTTGGGTTGGCAGCCAAATTTATGGGGTTGAAGGGTTATTCATCGGTATGGCAATCGGAAACATACTTGGTGGGATCATGGCTTATGGCTATGCATTGAGGATGAGAAGAAGAGAAAAGCAGGTTTGA
- a CDS encoding co-chaperone GroES, which yields MNIRPLHDRVIVERQEVESKSAGGIVLTGSAAEKSTRGKVLAVGKGRILENGNVQPLDVTVGDTVIFAEGYGTKSEKIDGKEVLILSENDILAIVE from the coding sequence ATGAACATTCGTCCTTTACATGACCGAGTTATCGTTGAGCGCCAAGAAGTAGAATCAAAGTCTGCTGGTGGCATCGTATTAACTGGTTCTGCTGCGGAAAAATCAACTCGTGGCAAAGTTCTAGCTGTCGGCAAAGGTCGTATTTTAGAAAATGGTAATGTACAACCACTAGACGTAACAGTGGGTGACACCGTGATCTTTGCGGAAGGCTATGGCACTAAGTCTGAAAAAATCGATGGTAAAGAAGTTCTAATTTTGTCTGAGAATGACATTTTAGCGATCGTAGAATAA
- a CDS encoding ATP-binding cassette domain-containing protein, whose product MTINIKDLVLETEGVVIDEWTIEAKEHWGIFSTHSHAGSLLGRLLSGEIKASSGTIQGLPEHIGWVSLYQQQLLLEKELAEDETDFMDRLDYGSTVQSLVAECCSQASQVDALLELTDLTHLRERGFRQLSTGETRRVMLARALAIEPQLLILDEPFAGLDLSHQQALSQLLVMLSESVQLLIITSREDELPACISHVVMFNAEVNKAGKSLHRLGEPMTLQQWQTHPVMEQLMSLSQQRSQEMMELIQRQQYQPKYENPLVELKNAKVEYTDGLIFEGVNWRINNGEHWQIRGPNGCGKSTLLGLILGDHPQCYSNDITLFGKPRGSGETIWQVKEQIGIVSSALHLQYRVNCSALDVLLSGFFDSIGLYQQPSKKQLDLAKDWLAILHMTQCEKTGFKQLDYGQQRLLLIGRALIKQPVLLILDEPYQGLDFINRKLVMNTLNMIAEQNLSQLLYVSHHLDDVLPAIHHYVDFEGDAQCGYQVQVKRHED is encoded by the coding sequence ATGACGATTAATATTAAGGACTTAGTACTAGAAACTGAGGGCGTTGTCATTGATGAATGGACCATTGAAGCAAAAGAGCATTGGGGAATTTTTTCAACCCACAGTCATGCTGGTTCATTATTAGGAAGATTATTAAGCGGTGAGATAAAGGCCAGTTCAGGAACAATACAAGGATTGCCTGAACATATAGGTTGGGTATCTTTATACCAACAGCAATTGTTATTAGAAAAAGAGCTGGCAGAAGATGAGACTGATTTTATGGACCGTTTGGATTATGGTTCAACGGTTCAATCGCTCGTCGCAGAATGTTGTTCACAAGCAAGCCAAGTGGATGCTTTGTTGGAGTTAACCGATTTAACTCATTTACGAGAGCGAGGATTTCGTCAACTTTCAACAGGAGAAACTCGTCGAGTCATGTTGGCGCGAGCTTTGGCCATTGAACCTCAATTATTGATTTTAGATGAGCCATTTGCCGGATTAGATTTATCCCATCAACAAGCCCTATCTCAATTATTAGTCATGCTCTCTGAGAGCGTTCAGTTACTAATCATTACTTCACGTGAAGATGAATTGCCAGCGTGTATTTCCCATGTTGTGATGTTTAATGCCGAAGTGAATAAAGCCGGAAAGAGCCTACATCGTTTAGGTGAGCCCATGACCTTACAACAATGGCAAACTCACCCTGTCATGGAGCAGTTAATGTCGCTGTCACAGCAACGTAGCCAAGAAATGATGGAGCTTATCCAGCGTCAACAATATCAGCCAAAATATGAAAACCCGTTAGTCGAATTGAAAAATGCCAAGGTGGAATATACCGATGGTTTGATTTTTGAAGGGGTTAATTGGCGAATTAATAATGGTGAACATTGGCAAATACGTGGCCCAAATGGGTGTGGCAAAAGTACTTTGCTCGGGCTGATTTTAGGCGATCATCCTCAATGCTACAGCAATGACATTACCTTATTTGGGAAGCCGCGTGGGAGTGGTGAAACCATCTGGCAGGTGAAAGAGCAGATAGGGATTGTGTCATCGGCTTTACATTTGCAATATCGAGTTAATTGCAGTGCTTTAGACGTCTTATTATCAGGCTTTTTTGATTCGATTGGCCTCTACCAACAACCAAGTAAAAAACAGCTGGACTTAGCAAAAGATTGGCTGGCTATTTTGCATATGACGCAATGTGAAAAGACAGGGTTTAAACAACTCGATTATGGTCAACAACGCTTATTGTTAATTGGTCGTGCCTTGATAAAACAACCCGTATTATTGATTTTAGATGAGCCCTATCAAGGCCTAGATTTTATCAACCGTAAGTTGGTCATGAATACTTTAAACATGATTGCCGAGCAAAATCTTAGTCAGCTTTTGTATGTTTCCCATCACCTCGATGATGTCTTACCTGCTATTCATCATTATGTGGATTTTGAGGGTGATGCTCAGTGTGGCTATCAGGTTCAGGTAAAAAGACATGAAGATTAA
- a CDS encoding LysR family transcriptional regulator: protein MELEDIYRRDLNLLVALQVLIEENSVSKAATRLNLSQSAMSRVLGRLRVLLDDPLFTRQGQTLIPTQKALEFHQQLNVPLDKLRHLLSPQDFSPSTCQQTFTIATTDYAMQTILPFALPRIYQEAPNVRLELIPLQHTQLMEQLTTQGADMAICRPTYSVAPLQQEHLGKVGVFCLLSPHHPLANEELTLHDYLASSHAMIAISDGVKALIDQALSGFPEPKWLLRSYHLEAALAIMETLPLIITVPADLAYLVAKRYNLIIKKTPFELTPFDYSLIWHSRCEFSPAQQWLREVLKQECGRLISERIQVMNLE from the coding sequence ATGGAACTTGAAGATATTTACCGCCGTGATTTGAATCTCTTAGTGGCTTTACAGGTCCTGATCGAGGAAAACAGTGTCAGTAAGGCCGCAACTCGTTTAAATCTCAGCCAGTCAGCGATGAGTCGAGTACTTGGACGATTACGAGTCTTGCTTGACGATCCCTTATTTACTCGCCAAGGCCAAACTTTAATTCCAACTCAAAAAGCGCTCGAGTTTCATCAGCAATTGAATGTGCCGCTCGATAAGTTACGTCACTTATTGTCGCCGCAAGATTTCAGCCCTAGCACTTGCCAACAGACCTTTACCATCGCAACAACAGACTATGCGATGCAAACCATTTTACCTTTTGCGCTACCCAGAATTTATCAAGAAGCGCCCAACGTACGTTTAGAGCTGATCCCGCTGCAACATACTCAGTTAATGGAGCAGCTCACCACACAAGGGGCGGATATGGCCATTTGCCGTCCGACTTATTCCGTTGCACCGTTACAACAAGAGCATTTAGGAAAAGTTGGGGTATTTTGTTTGCTGTCTCCCCATCATCCGTTAGCTAATGAAGAACTCACTTTACACGATTACTTGGCCTCTTCGCATGCCATGATTGCCATTAGTGATGGCGTTAAAGCTTTAATTGATCAGGCATTATCCGGTTTTCCTGAGCCAAAATGGCTCTTACGCTCCTATCATTTAGAAGCGGCATTGGCCATTATGGAAACCTTACCTTTAATTATTACGGTGCCAGCTGATCTCGCTTACTTAGTCGCTAAACGTTATAACCTGATCATCAAGAAAACCCCTTTTGAATTAACCCCATTTGATTACTCATTAATTTGGCACTCACGATGTGAGTTTTCTCCCGCGCAACAATGGTTACGTGAGGTGTTAAAACAAGAATGTGGTCGATTGATCAGTGAAAGGATCCAAGTCATGAATTTAGAATAA
- the cysE gene encoding serine O-acetyltransferase, translating to MKHCEKQKVWDTIVEEAKHQADQEPMLASFYHSTIINHDSLGASLSYILANKLRTATMPPMTVREVVEEAFKDDPSITDSAACDICAIVSRDPAVSMYSTPLLYLKGYHALQGYRVANWLWKKGRYALATYLQNQISVACQVDIHPAARIGQGIMLDHATGIVIGETAVVENDVSILQDVTLGGTGKECGDRHPKIREGVMIGAGAKILGNIEVGKGAKIGSCSVVLQAVPPHTTVAGVPAKIVGRPYSDKPSEDMDQGFNGNGHKLVDGAGI from the coding sequence ATGAAACATTGCGAGAAACAAAAAGTCTGGGATACGATTGTCGAAGAAGCGAAGCACCAGGCCGATCAAGAACCAATGCTGGCGAGCTTCTATCACTCTACCATTATTAATCACGATAGCCTTGGCGCTTCTTTAAGTTACATTTTAGCCAATAAGCTGAGAACGGCGACCATGCCTCCGATGACCGTTCGTGAAGTGGTTGAAGAAGCCTTTAAAGATGACCCTTCCATTACCGATAGTGCCGCTTGTGATATTTGTGCGATTGTCAGTCGAGATCCTGCGGTCTCTATGTATTCCACGCCATTGCTATACCTTAAAGGTTATCATGCTCTGCAAGGCTATCGTGTGGCCAATTGGCTGTGGAAAAAAGGCCGTTATGCTTTAGCAACTTACCTACAAAATCAGATCTCTGTGGCTTGCCAAGTTGATATTCACCCAGCGGCACGCATTGGACAAGGGATCATGCTCGATCACGCCACCGGGATTGTGATTGGTGAAACCGCAGTTGTGGAAAATGATGTTTCAATTTTACAAGACGTGACTTTAGGCGGGACCGGTAAAGAATGTGGTGATCGTCATCCTAAGATCCGTGAAGGTGTGATGATTGGTGCCGGGGCGAAAATTCTCGGGAACATTGAAGTCGGCAAAGGGGCCAAAATTGGCTCATGTTCTGTAGTGCTGCAAGCCGTTCCACCTCATACTACTGTGGCTGGCGTACCGGCAAAAATTGTGGGTCGCCCTTACAGCGATAAACCATCGGAAGATATGGACCAAGGCTTTAATGGTAATGGCCATAAGCTGGTGGATGGCGCGGGAATTTAA
- a CDS encoding MgtC/SapB family protein, with amino-acid sequence MNFEWLNITPFSWWSLASCAINGTLIGLERQLRGKPVGIRTAILIISGTYLFMAMAVSLSPNTLDQARVLGQIITGVGFLGAGVMMTMDGKIHGVTSAAVIWVLAALGLMIGLGHETQSVIFTALTLAVLLGVDKVEKSFQSLRRGVHQTIQKRRRPKTINMNRVITKEEQSTED; translated from the coding sequence ATGAACTTCGAATGGCTTAATATTACCCCTTTTAGCTGGTGGTCACTCGCCTCGTGCGCCATTAACGGTACGCTTATCGGTCTTGAGAGACAATTACGTGGTAAACCAGTTGGTATACGTACCGCTATTTTAATTATCTCGGGCACCTATCTATTTATGGCGATGGCGGTGTCTTTATCACCTAATACCTTAGATCAAGCTCGCGTACTTGGACAAATTATTACCGGCGTTGGTTTTTTAGGGGCTGGAGTCATGATGACTATGGATGGAAAAATTCATGGCGTCACCTCTGCTGCCGTGATCTGGGTCTTAGCCGCGTTAGGCTTAATGATTGGCTTAGGGCATGAAACCCAATCGGTTATCTTTACCGCATTAACCTTAGCGGTCTTACTCGGGGTAGATAAAGTAGAAAAAAGCTTCCAAAGTTTACGTCGTGGGGTTCATCAAACAATTCAAAAACGTCGTCGCCCCAAAACCATCAACATGAACCGTGTGATCACAAAAGAAGAACAAAGCACTGAAGATTAA